From the genome of Dehalococcoidia bacterium, one region includes:
- a CDS encoding sugar phosphate nucleotidyltransferase, producing MQILLPIAGAGTRVRPHTHARPKPMLSLAGKPVLGHLLDYLRPLGPSSTIIIVGERGDQVEEYVHANYAAMHPCFRTQTELKGQSHAIKMAADLIHEPLLIVFGDTLFEAPLELVTDSSVDGAVVVQPVPDPARFGVVELNADGFITRFIEKPQHPPSNLASIGVWMFNDHQGLLHAIDAQIAEADALKGEFYLAGALQRLLDAGGRFRPVRADGWHDTGTIDAVLETHRYLVEQHRRRPQFTPVAAIVEPCWIDPTAKLERCVVGPYVSIGPRVEIVDSVLSDAIIGEGTRIEGAVLRRSIVGNEAVIELPRRSFNISDHSSLTAAPPAGTGH from the coding sequence ATGCAGATCCTGCTGCCGATCGCCGGCGCGGGCACGCGCGTGCGCCCGCACACGCACGCCCGCCCCAAGCCGATGCTCTCGCTCGCCGGCAAGCCCGTGCTCGGGCACCTGCTCGACTATCTGCGCCCGCTGGGACCAAGCAGCACGATCATCATCGTGGGTGAGCGCGGCGATCAGGTCGAGGAGTACGTCCACGCCAACTACGCCGCGATGCATCCCTGTTTTCGTACGCAAACCGAGCTGAAGGGGCAGTCGCACGCGATCAAGATGGCGGCGGACCTGATTCACGAACCGTTACTGATCGTTTTCGGCGACACGCTGTTCGAAGCGCCGCTGGAACTGGTGACCGACAGCAGCGTCGACGGCGCCGTGGTGGTGCAGCCGGTGCCCGATCCGGCGCGCTTCGGCGTGGTGGAGCTGAACGCGGACGGCTTCATTACCCGCTTCATCGAAAAGCCGCAACATCCGCCGAGCAACCTCGCCTCGATCGGCGTCTGGATGTTCAACGATCACCAGGGTCTGCTCCACGCGATCGACGCGCAGATCGCCGAAGCGGACGCGCTCAAGGGCGAATTCTATCTTGCCGGCGCCCTGCAGCGCCTGCTCGATGCCGGCGGCCGCTTCCGCCCGGTGCGAGCGGACGGCTGGCACGATACCGGCACGATCGACGCTGTGCTGGAGACGCACCGTTACCTGGTGGAGCAGCACCGGCGCCGGCCGCAGTTCACACCCGTGGCCGCGATCGTCGAGCCATGCTGGATCGATCCGACGGCGAAGCTGGAGCGCTGCGTGGTCGGGCCGTACGTCTCGATCGGCCCGCGGGTCGAGATCGTCGACAGCGTGCTCAGCGACGCGATCATCGGCGAGGGGACGCGCATCGAGGGCGCGGTGCTGCGGCGCAGC